One Thermodesulfobacteriota bacterium genomic region harbors:
- a CDS encoding NAD(P)/FAD-dependent oxidoreductase: protein MGESYDLVVVGAGPAGASAARAAAQRGVKVLLIDQRKRVGLPVQCGELVSQWISSYAPFDPRAIVQPVEAMAVHLPDQPPLWMKSPGYMLDRHLFDNDLAISAVLSGAEIAIGTKALHASSEGVLLRRGTKEEWVRARVIIAADGLSSTVARSANQPPLKELRALQYEVVLHRPQSFTEIHFHPDYEGGYAWFFPKGKRANAGVGVVPSKTSLLPELLDQFLHGLKHSGNLPRVEIVSKTGGSIPCEPRKETVVGNILFVGDAAGHAHPITGAGILNAVMGGSMAGRIAAEAILSGNLGILKNYEVEWNEAFGASLHYGFRKRRLLEENWNNKEIGFKNLIRKTWVGFREYYEERRKRRHGHPNES, encoded by the coding sequence ATGGGTGAATCCTATGACCTCGTCGTCGTAGGGGCCGGACCGGCGGGTGCGAGCGCGGCCCGGGCCGCCGCCCAAAGAGGGGTGAAGGTCCTTCTCATCGATCAGAGAAAGCGGGTGGGCCTTCCTGTGCAGTGCGGCGAGCTTGTCTCCCAGTGGATTTCGAGCTATGCCCCCTTTGACCCCAGAGCCATCGTCCAACCGGTGGAGGCGATGGCCGTCCATCTCCCGGATCAACCGCCCCTTTGGATGAAAAGCCCGGGATATATGTTGGACCGTCATCTTTTCGACAATGACCTTGCCATTTCAGCCGTCCTATCGGGGGCAGAGATCGCCATCGGAACGAAGGCCCTTCACGCCTCCTCCGAAGGCGTCCTTCTGCGCCGGGGGACGAAGGAAGAATGGGTCCGGGCCAGGGTGATCATCGCCGCCGATGGCCTTTCATCCACCGTTGCCCGCTCCGCAAACCAACCTCCTTTAAAGGAGTTGAGGGCCCTCCAGTACGAGGTCGTCCTCCATAGGCCGCAATCTTTCACGGAGATCCATTTTCATCCCGATTATGAGGGAGGGTATGCCTGGTTCTTCCCGAAGGGGAAGAGGGCCAACGCGGGCGTCGGTGTCGTCCCTTCAAAAACCTCTTTGCTTCCGGAATTGCTCGACCAATTTCTTCATGGCTTAAAACATTCCGGAAATTTGCCAAGGGTCGAGATCGTCTCAAAGACAGGCGGGTCCATCCCCTGCGAGCCCCGAAAGGAGACCGTCGTCGGGAACATCCTCTTTGTGGGCGATGCAGCCGGCCATGCCCATCCCATCACGGGCGCGGGAATTCTCAACGCCGTCATGGGCGGATCCATGGCGGGAAGGATCGCGGCAGAGGCGATCCTAAGCGGGAACCTAGGGATATTAAAAAATTACGAGGTCGAATGGAACGAAGCCTTCGGAGCCTCCCTCCATTATGGTTTTAGGAAGAGGAGGCTCCTCGAAGAGAACTGGAATAACAAGGAAATCGGCTTTAAAAACTTGATCCGGAAGACCTGGGTCGGTTTCAGAGAATATTATGAAGAGAGGAGAAAAAGACGTCATGGCCACCCGAACGAGTCCTGA